From Synergistota bacterium, one genomic window encodes:
- a CDS encoding ParA family protein: MAVIISVSNRKGGTGKTTTVVNLAAELSSRGRKVLVIDLDSQAHATLGLGFSFSLDHKTIHDLFLNPNFDVDSCLYSTKWNGLFLMPANYSFEHSSIMGDSRLLKEALIKSRFLKDFDFVIIDTPPSLDALLLNALTVSDFLLIPFLPHFLSAEGIISLAKTFLRIVIKDNPSLKLLGFVPIMVNSRVQHHKCILKRIADEYGKDKILPQIRMDIKLVEAFESKSPIKFYAPRSKGAMDYKYLTDEVLKVIARKASL; the protein is encoded by the coding sequence ATGGCTGTGATCATATCCGTTAGCAATCGCAAGGGTGGAACAGGTAAGACTACAACTGTTGTTAATCTGGCTGCGGAGCTTTCCTCCCGTGGCCGGAAAGTTTTAGTTATTGACCTGGATAGTCAGGCTCATGCCACGCTAGGTTTGGGTTTTTCTTTTTCGCTTGATCACAAGACTATTCATGATCTCTTCCTAAATCCTAATTTTGATGTTGATTCTTGTCTTTATTCTACAAAGTGGAATGGACTATTCCTTATGCCTGCTAACTACTCCTTTGAGCACAGCAGTATTATGGGAGATAGTCGACTATTGAAGGAGGCCTTGATTAAAAGCAGGTTTTTAAAGGATTTCGATTTCGTTATTATAGATACACCTCCATCATTAGATGCCCTTCTTCTTAATGCTTTAACAGTTTCAGATTTCCTTTTGATCCCCTTCTTGCCTCATTTTCTATCTGCAGAAGGCATTATAAGCTTGGCGAAGACCTTTTTGAGGATTGTGATCAAAGATAACCCTTCTTTAAAGCTTCTTGGCTTTGTTCCTATTATGGTTAACTCTAGAGTTCAGCATCATAAGTGCATTCTTAAAAGAATAGCTGACGAGTATGGGAAAGATAAAATTTTACCTCAAATAAGAATGGATATAAAGCTTGTTGAGGCTTTCGAATCTAAAAGCCCTATTAAGTTTTATGCTCCTCGAAGTAAGGGAGCAATGGACTATAAATATTTAACAGATGAGGTTTTAAAGGTGATTGCTCGAAAAGCTTCCCTATAG
- a CDS encoding condensin-2 complex subunit G2 family protein: MREILYTIKSQHEDISSTLTALLGEIQFQDVVRQKIEKVCSGLRKLASYNSSVISYLSGESKEALSMDKMLEELYQEYVMHAQREIHNQVFNRDIAFSKEGPKVELF; this comes from the coding sequence GTGAGGGAGATTCTTTATACTATTAAGTCTCAGCATGAGGATATAAGCTCTACTTTAACAGCTTTATTAGGTGAAATTCAGTTTCAGGATGTAGTTAGGCAGAAGATTGAGAAAGTTTGTAGCGGTTTGCGTAAGCTTGCAAGTTATAACTCTTCGGTGATCTCTTATTTAAGTGGGGAAAGCAAAGAGGCGTTAAGTATGGATAAGATGCTTGAGGAGTTATATCAAGAATATGTTATGCACGCCCAAAGGGAGATTCATAACCAGGTGTTTAATAGAGATATTGCTTTTTCAAAGGAAGGACCCAAGGTAGAGCTATTTTAA